The sequence below is a genomic window from Bacteroidota bacterium.
AGGGCGCCATTCGCATGCAAGTAAAATCAACAGCACTGTCGGGGTAGAGCGGAGCTACAGGAGCCCAATGAAAAAGGCCGGCTTTCAGTACAGCCCCCAAATAACCTCCCGGGATCGGATCATTTTTAACCCTCTCTGGTTGTCACGCAACTTCGCCAAATAATCCACTTTACCACCCCCCAATACCGTGGCAAATAAAATCCGTGTCATCCAATTCGGACTGGGCCCTATCGGGTGCGCTGCTGCCCGCCTCGTCACAGAAAGAAGCAATCTTGAACTGGTTGGTGCTGTAGACATCGACCCGGAAAAAATTGGCCGGGACATTGGAGATGTAATTGGTTTAGCGCAGCCGTTAGGAAAAAAGGTGTCAGGCTCGCTTGCTGATGCAGTCAGCGCACAGCCGGCAGATGTGGTGCTGCACATGACCAGTTCCTACTTTGATCTGTTCAAATCCCAAATAGAAGAAATTCTTGATGCCGGATTGGACATTGTGTCTACCGCTGAAGAATTGTCTTTCCCATGGCGTGATAACCATGATGCTGCAACTGAACTGGATACGCGTGCGAAGAAAGCTGGCAAATCTGTGCTCGGTACAGGCGTGAATCCAGGATTCCTGATGGATGCACTGCCGTTGTTCATTTCGGGTATTACGCAGTCTGTTGAGCATGTCGAAGTTACCCGCATCATCAACGCGAGCGAGCGGCGTGGTCCTTTTCAGAAAAAAATTGGCTCCGGCATGGAAGTAGAAGCGTTCATGCAGAAAATGGCGGAAGGCCGGATGGGCCACGTAGGATTGCCCGAGTCGATGGCCATGTTGTTTGATACGCTTGG
It includes:
- a CDS encoding dihydrodipicolinate reductase, with the protein product MANKIRVIQFGLGPIGCAAARLVTERSNLELVGAVDIDPEKIGRDIGDVIGLAQPLGKKVSGSLADAVSAQPADVVLHMTSSYFDLFKSQIEEILDAGLDIVSTAEELSFPWRDNHDAATELDTRAKKAGKSVLGTGVNPGFLMDALPLFISGITQSVEHVEVTRIINASERRGPFQKKIGSGMEVEAFMQKMAEGRMGHVGLPESMAMLFDTLGRRMTNYTDTVEPVVAETLTKTSHFEVAAGNVKGLKQVATASSADGEFARLTFIAALDMEDDGDTITITGTPNLEVKLKGTNGDYSTVAIAVNAIKRVFEAQAGVLTMRDIPPVTVQQ